The nucleotide window GTCGGCGTGTGGGGCCCGCGGGCGCGCGAGGTCGTCCAGTCGCTCTCCGAAGACGACCTCTCCGACAAGGCCTTCCCCTTCTACCACGCCCGGCGAACCTACCTGCGGGAGGTACCCGTCCTCGCGCTGCGCCTCTCGTATGTCGGCGAGCTCGGCTACGAGCTGTACACCACGTCGGATATGGGTCTGAGGCTCTGGGACCTCCTCTGGGAGGCCGGCAAGCCTTACGGGATCATCGCCGCCGGCAGGGGCGCGTTCGAGTCCCTCCGGCTCGAGAAGGGCTACAGGATGTGGGGCAGGGACATGACCTGTGAGCACGACCCCTACGAGGCCGGGCTCTCCTTCGCCGTCAGGCCCGGCAAGGGAGACTTCATCGGCCGCGAGGCGCTGCTGCGGCGCCGGGAGGAGGGGCCGCGCCGGAGGCTCTCCTGCCTGGTCCTCGACGACCCGCAGAGGGTGGTCATGGGTGCGGAGCCCGTCTACCACGAAGGCTCCGCCGTCGGGTACGTCACCAGCGCCGCCTACGGTTACTCGATCGGGCGCGGGATAGCCTACGCCTGGCTCCCACCGGAGCTCGCCCGGCCCGCAACCCGGGTACAGATAGAGTACTTCGGGGAGCGGCTCGGGGCTGAGGTCGCCGAAGAACCGCTCTTCGACCCCGCGATGAAGCGGATACGGAGCTAGCGGCGAGGAGGAGAAGATGAGGCAGGAGCAGAGCCCGGCACAGAGCAAAACACCCACCGTACTCGACGCGATCGGCGACACCCCGCTCGTGCCGGTGGAGGAGGGCATCTGGGCCAAGCTGGAGTACCTCAACCCCTCAGGCTCCATCAAGGCGCGCATCGCCAAGTACATGGTCGAGAAGGCGGAGCAGGAGGGGTTGCTGAAGCCGGGGGACACCATCGTCGAGGCCTCGAGCGGCAACACCGGCAACGCCCTCTCGATGGTCGCCGCGGCCAAGGGGTACCGGATGGTCGTCGTCATGCCCGAAGGGATGAGCAAAGAGAGGGTCGCGATCAGCCGGGCCTTCGGCGCCGAGGTGATGGAGGTGGGGCACTTCCACGTCAACGAGGCGCTCGCAAAAGCGAAGGAGCTCGGGCAGAAGGAGGGCTACTACTGTCCCTCGCAGTTCGACAACGAGTACAACGTCGAGGAGAACCGCGAGTGGCTCGGGCGTGAGATCCTCGAACAGCTGCCGGACGGGGTCGTCCCCGATGCCCTGGTCATGGGCGTCGGGACCGGGGGCACGCTCATCGGGGTGGGGCAGGCCTTCCGGGAGGTCAACCCGAAGGCGCTGCTCGTGGCCGTGGAGCCCGACGAGTCGTGCACGATCCTCTGCGGCGAGACCGGGCGGCACCTCATCGAGGGCATCTCCGACGGGTTCATCCCCGGCATCTACCAGCGCCACGGCGGGATGGTGGACGAAGTCCGGCCGGTCGGCAGCGAGGAGGCCGTCTCGGCGATGCGTGAGATCGCCCGCCGGTGGGGGATGTTCGTCGGGCCTTCGAGCGGCGCGCACCTCGCGGTCGCGCGCAGGCTGAAGGAGGAGCGCCCCGAACTCAAGACCATCGTCACCCTCTTCTGCGACGAGGGGGAGAAGTATCTGAGCGAGCACTTCTCGGGGAGGGGGTGAGGCCACAGAAAAAGAGCGCCGCATCGAAGAGCGTTCGTAAGAGAGGACCTTTCGGAGGAGAAGATGACCCGGGTGCAGACGCCTCAGGAGAGCCGTACGGCACAGGCCCCGCAGATACTGCTGTACACCAGGATAAAGAAGAGCCCCTACTTCTATGCTTCACGCCGGCATGGGCCCGTGATGTACAGCACCTACAACCACCACTACCACCCCCGCCACTACGGAGACCCGGTGCAGGAGTACTGGGAGCTTCTGAACGGGGTGACGCTGTGGGACGTCGGCGGGGCCGAGCGGCAGGTCGAGATCACCGGCCCCGACGCCTTCGAGTTCACCAACATGCTCGTCCCGCGAGATCTGGGCAAGTGTGCCGTCGGGCAGTGCAAGTACGTCTTCCTCACCGCCGAGGACGGGGGCATCGTCAACGACCCGGTGCTGCTGCGGCTCGGGGAGAACCACTTCTGGCTCTCCCTGGCCGACAGCGACGTCCTGCTGTGGTGCCGGGCGCTCGCCTACAACTCCCGCTTCGACGTAAAGATAGAGGAGCCGGACGTGGGTCCGGTGCAGGTGCAGGGGCCGAAGTCCCGCGAGGTGATGGTCGAGCTCTTCGGGGAGAAGGTCCTCGAGATCCCCTACTACCACCTCTCGCACGAGGAGCTCGACGGGATGGAGGTCGTCGTCTCGCGCACCGGCTACACCTCGGAGCTCGGGTTCGAGATCTACCTGAAGAACGCCAGCCGCGACGGCGAGAAGCTGTGGGACGCGATCCTGGAGGCAGGCGAGCCGCACGGCCTGAAGGTCACCGGGCCCTGCCACATCCGCCGCATCGAAGGCGGCATCCTCGCCTACGGCTGTGACATGGACCTCTCGACCAACCCCTACGAGGTGGACTACGGCTACGAGTGGATGGTCGACCTCGAGCAGGAGGCCGACTTCATCGGCAAGGAGGCCCTGAAGAGGATCAGGGAGGAGGGCGTGCGGCGCAAGCTGGTCGGGGTCGAGATCGCAGGAGAGCCGCTCGGCTCCTACAACGACGGCTCGATGATAGACTTCTTCCCCGTCTACGACGGCGAGAGGCGCATCGGCGAGGTCACCTCGGCCTGCCATTCCCCGCGCCTGCAGAAGAACATAGGCTACGCGATGGTCCCGATAGAGTACGCCGGGCTGGGCACCGTCCTCACCGTCGAGACCCCGCGCGGCCGGGAGCGGGCCACGGTGGTCCGGCGGCCGTTCATAGACCCGCAGAAGGAGATTCC belongs to Rubrobacter naiadicus and includes:
- a CDS encoding PLP-dependent cysteine synthase family protein; this encodes MRQEQSPAQSKTPTVLDAIGDTPLVPVEEGIWAKLEYLNPSGSIKARIAKYMVEKAEQEGLLKPGDTIVEASSGNTGNALSMVAAAKGYRMVVVMPEGMSKERVAISRAFGAEVMEVGHFHVNEALAKAKELGQKEGYYCPSQFDNEYNVEENREWLGREILEQLPDGVVPDALVMGVGTGGTLIGVGQAFREVNPKALLVAVEPDESCTILCGETGRHLIEGISDGFIPGIYQRHGGMVDEVRPVGSEEAVSAMREIARRWGMFVGPSSGAHLAVARRLKEERPELKTIVTLFCDEGEKYLSEHFSGRG
- a CDS encoding glycine cleavage T C-terminal barrel domain-containing protein, which gives rise to MTRVQTPQESRTAQAPQILLYTRIKKSPYFYASRRHGPVMYSTYNHHYHPRHYGDPVQEYWELLNGVTLWDVGGAERQVEITGPDAFEFTNMLVPRDLGKCAVGQCKYVFLTAEDGGIVNDPVLLRLGENHFWLSLADSDVLLWCRALAYNSRFDVKIEEPDVGPVQVQGPKSREVMVELFGEKVLEIPYYHLSHEELDGMEVVVSRTGYTSELGFEIYLKNASRDGEKLWDAILEAGEPHGLKVTGPCHIRRIEGGILAYGCDMDLSTNPYEVDYGYEWMVDLEQEADFIGKEALKRIREEGVRRKLVGVEIAGEPLGSYNDGSMIDFFPVYDGERRIGEVTSACHSPRLQKNIGYAMVPIEYAGLGTVLTVETPRGRERATVVRRPFIDPQKEIPKQDLTAS